The segment TAGTCCCTCAACCTCTTCAGCTTGtccctcttcctctgcaggTAGTTCCTCTACAACTGCAGCTTGTCCCTCTTTCTCTGCAGCATTCCCAGACCTCTTCAGTTAGGCTCTCTAACTCTGTAACTGTGGTCCCTGATCTCTGTAGTTAGTTCCTCTACCTTGGAAGCTAGTGCATCTACATCTGCAGCAAGTCCCCCTTCCTCTGCAGCTAGTCCCTTTACCTCTGCAGCCAGTCCCCAAcaacctctgtagctcctctaTCTACCTCTGAAGCTAGTGCCCCTACCTCGGCAGCAAGTCCCATTTCCTCTACAACTAGTCCCTCAACCTCTTCAGCTTGTCCCTCAACCTCTGTAGCTAGTCCTAGATGTCAGCAGGTAGTTCCTCTACATCTGCAGCCTGTCGGATACATCTGCAGCTAGTCCCTCTTTCTCTGCAGCATTCCCAGACCTCTTCAGCTAGGCTCTCTACCTCTGCAACTGTCATTCCCGATCTCTGCAGTTAGTTCCTCTACCTCTACAGCTAGTCTCTCTACCTCTGCAGCTAGTCCCTTTACCTCCGAGCTAGTCCCTGATCTCTGTACATAGTCTACAccactcctcttcctcattaATGACACTGGTTCTCTTATACAGCTGGCATCCAGTTCAAGACTGTGGTGCTGGTCTTTGTAGGAAATGAAAGGAACTGCACCCTCATACCACCAAACCATGGACAAATCATATACTCCCCACTGCCCCCAAATAACTGAATGCCCCATCCATCCTAGGACTCTGCGGTCCCTCTTTTTGGTCAGGACTCTCCTGTGTTCTGGACTCTCATTGGTGGAATAAGCTCCTGTCGTCCACCATTGAGTGAAAAACACCTAGAGACACCtacttccttaaaaaaaaatcctcagcaCTTAGCTCACTGATACTTTACACATGGTAAATTGTTTTTACTGACAACAATCTGTAAAATTAATCTAATATAACATCAGATCAAAACATTTTACCTCATCATGGTCAGGGAACCAGGGAGGATGGTCATTGTCATTTGTCTTCCAAATTTCGGTAGTATCCAGAAAGAAGATGATGCCGGCGGGAACTGAAGCCACAGCGGTAACAACATTGTAGCGCACAGCAGATTTCATCTGCAGAGCAGAGACACGTCAGCACACATGGAACACCTGCAACAACAGCtgtcacctaaaaaaatcatctccaTATTACAAGACTACAACTTGTTTTCGACAGAGTCAAAAGAGAAGATCTTTGTGCTTTCTGTACAGATAAATTAAAGCCTGTGTTCAGGAGTAAACTTTTTTCTTACTGACCACCTGTACCTGATGAACACCTGAGCTGCAGGTGTTTAATACAATAATGTTATAATAATGATGAATTACTGACCCGAGATTGGCTCATTGACATCCCAGCAGACACCGTCACAGATCCAGCAATGATGAACTGCAAGATTAAAGAATTTATATTAGTAAACAGAGACTTGAGACCTTTTTTCTGACCTAGTCTTACTTTTATTAACATCTGCCATTATTTCAGGGTATGTAAAATACAGATCTTTCAGTGCAAACAGCAAACTCACCAACAATGGTCCCCAGGCGAACACACCACTGTCAACTGACAGTTTGTCTTCATTATTTGCCGCCATGATGCTTCCAAACACGACGATTATTATTCCGATAATGTTCTGCACCAGCTACAGACAGCCAGCCAGACAAAcatattcagatcctttactacTGTAATACACTATTTATACTTTCAGGAATCTGAAATTAAAGTGAGATTATGTACATGTTTTCAGTGTGGATTAACTTTGTTGATCTCCACCAACCAATAAACTAATTGCATTTATAACATTATATAACAATATAAAGGATATAACTTGAAAACGAGGgttaaatcacattttcttttgacatttttctcTGGAAATTCAGGTAAAATTTAGATGAAAACCAGACTTGTTCCTCACCCCAACCACCTGCAATTGTCCTCCGCTCAAGGAGTAGTTGTTTCCGGGGTTGAGACGTTGACCCGGAGCTGGAGAATGTCGAGGTAAAACAGGCTGGATAGTTCGGTGAACATGTGTGACGACCACCATGCTGTCCGCTGCCGTGGCTGTAGACGAAAATGCCGACATGTCTGAGGTGAGACGAGTggagctgctgtgtgatggCTGAGCTCTGGGTTGATAAATAATCAGAGGATCACATCAACTGACTCaaatacacacagtcacatgaaACAGTTAGATTACTATATGATCTTACCATCCGCACTAAAAAGTTGCGCAATTCATCTAAGAAAAAAACCACACCTTCTCTCTGTCCCCTACTAGTATCAGTCTAGTCAGACACTTTGGTTTATCTATCTAAATAGCGGTCATCTGATTtattctccacaattcaatcgTTCacatcattttactgaaaccatgagcaccaaagaaAAATTCACTCAAATTTACCAGCATGAGAGACATAAAAGTGGTGACTCTTACTCTGAAGCTGTCATTAAGCCCAAATATttgtccattcctcaattacccGGTAAGTTAGTCATAtttctttagtctgtaagggtcttcagataaaaagaaatgaaattggtttcataaaaataaatccaagttgtgaatatttttaacaGGAAGTGGTGTTGTGTAGGTGTGCCGGGTGCTGTAATCCTTGGGTGTCATAAAACAAGTGTCGTAACTCTCTCTGATGCGCTTTCTGtcagatcaaatgaatgattcataatttatatattatctgaggcctatttttttttaaacaatattcatactggtttaaatgaacaatttaattgtatttcccatcagttttgtgtgaaaggaaaagGTGCCTGTTCCAAGTATACAGTGGCTGAGTTTagtgaagttttacggtatatgAGCTGTTAATGTTTACTTCGTCATTTTCCCACTCTGTCAAAGtccttttcattcatttcttacaTCACCACCTCATCTTCTGACTGAAGACTGGATGCAGCAGGTTCGAGTGTTGAACatgaaacaaatgtttttattccaCAGTTTGAGTTACAATCAGATTGAAAGTAAGAAAAATAGATCACAGATTCATTAGAGACATTTCTATCTGCTAACAGGCTTACAAAAAtactttaatttagtttaaaCTTCAAGTATCTACGTACAATAACAAGGTCCATCAACCAAACCAGTCTGATCCAGTTTAAACAGGTCCAATCTAGTTTTAAACCAGCCTGATCCAGTTTAACCAGCCCAATCTGATCGAATTTGATCCAGGTTAAACCAGTATGATCCAGTTTAAAACCAGTCTGATTCAGTTTAAACCAGTCTGATTCAGTGTAAACTAGTCTGATCCAGTTTGAACAGGTCCAATCTAGTTTTAAACCAGCCTGATCCATTCTAATCAACCCAATCTGATTGAATTTAGTCCAGGTTAGACCAGTCTGATCCAATTTAAAACCAGTGTGATTCAGTTTAAACCAGTCAGATCTGGTTTGATCCAGTTTGAACAAGTCCAATTTAGTTTTAAACCAGTCTGATCCAGTTTAAAACCAGTCTGATTCAGTTTAAACCAGTCTGATCCAGTTTAGACCCATCTGATCAAATTTTAACAGGTCTGGTTCAG is part of the Epinephelus fuscoguttatus linkage group LG8, E.fuscoguttatus.final_Chr_v1 genome and harbors:
- the LOC125892630 gene encoding membrane-spanning 4-domains subfamily A member 4D-like, which translates into the protein MSAFSSTATAADSMVVVTHVHRTIQPVLPRHSPAPGQRLNPGNNYSLSGGQLQVVGLVQNIIGIIIVVFGSIMAANNEDKLSVDSGVFAWGPLLFIIAGSVTVSAGMSMSQSRMKSAVRYNVVTAVASVPAGIIFFLDTTEIWKTNDNDHPPWFPDHDEGRFRWFTGVSALLCFFEFCLSMCVAGNSCRRQHHSTAQPLTITNHFTGTTSVTAETPPIPMEPPPPYEKPPEYSSIIN